One region of Acidithiobacillus sp. genomic DNA includes:
- a CDS encoding OmpA family protein — translation MQHIKQIALLVAISGGLLASAAYADDGYVGYAIEHGAKPVVTSTGICVRGGRPVTDGPVPAYCAPAPVAVAVAPTPPAPAPAPIAPVERTILVSKPITITGINFKFDSYKLLDHDIKVLDQVASFAKNHPNAVLDVNGYCSKVGTYAYNLKLSKLRARSVAQYLKQHGVTSDRMVLKGHSYDNPVATNATRQGRFLNQRVEINSNIKVQKTVQ, via the coding sequence ATGCAACATATTAAACAAATTGCGCTGTTGGTTGCCATCAGCGGGGGGCTTCTCGCCAGCGCCGCCTATGCGGACGATGGCTACGTAGGTTATGCAATAGAACACGGTGCCAAGCCCGTTGTCACCAGCACGGGCATCTGTGTACGTGGCGGACGCCCGGTCACTGACGGTCCTGTGCCCGCCTACTGTGCCCCGGCACCGGTCGCAGTGGCGGTCGCACCGACGCCTCCCGCGCCAGCACCCGCGCCCATCGCACCTGTAGAGCGGACGATTCTAGTCAGCAAGCCGATCACCATTACTGGAATTAACTTCAAGTTTGATTCATACAAGCTTCTGGATCATGACATCAAGGTCCTTGACCAGGTGGCGAGCTTTGCAAAAAACCACCCGAATGCCGTACTCGACGTCAACGGCTATTGCAGCAAGGTGGGCACTTATGCGTACAATCTTAAGCTATCCAAACTGCGTGCCCGAAGTGTAGCGCAGTACCTGAAGCAACATGGAGTGACAAGCGATCGCATGGTACTCAAGGGGCACTCCTATGACAATCCAGTAGCCACTAACGCGACCCGACAAGGTCGATTCCTGAATCAGCGTGTGGAAATCAATTCTAACATCAAGGTGCAGAAGACCGTTCAGTAA
- a CDS encoding tetratricopeptide repeat protein: MRAHHDFSKRSLLAVCGAAVLVLSIPVAEALTTPRADLEDVATTHPADLTTAKLENTIGTRCALGNGVPQNYGLAAQWFEKAALHGYAKAEYNLGMQYYFGQGVSKNETKAAYWWEKAAAQGIAAAQYNLGNLYFLGQGVPQDYSKASLWWHKAAALGNTLATSNLATLARMHPEPQTMAAVEKKNLVEP, encoded by the coding sequence ATGCGCGCTCATCATGATTTCAGTAAACGTTCCCTCCTCGCTGTATGTGGCGCAGCAGTTTTGGTACTTTCCATTCCCGTGGCTGAAGCGCTGACCACACCTAGGGCAGATCTGGAGGATGTGGCTACTACCCACCCCGCCGATCTCACTACCGCCAAGCTGGAAAACACGATTGGCACCCGTTGTGCCCTAGGTAATGGGGTTCCGCAAAATTATGGTTTGGCCGCACAGTGGTTTGAGAAGGCTGCCCTCCATGGCTATGCCAAGGCCGAATATAACCTCGGCATGCAGTATTATTTCGGGCAAGGTGTCAGTAAGAATGAAACCAAAGCAGCTTACTGGTGGGAGAAGGCGGCAGCGCAGGGTATTGCCGCCGCGCAGTACAACCTAGGTAATCTCTATTTCTTAGGGCAAGGGGTACCACAGGATTATAGCAAGGCCAGCCTTTGGTGGCACAAGGCCGCAGCACTCGGGAATACCCTGGCCACCAGTAACTTGGCAACGTTGGCGCGTATGCACCCAGAGCCTCAAACAATGGCTGCTGTCGAGAAAAAAAACTTAGTCGAGCCCTGA
- the ubiB gene encoding ubiquinone biosynthesis regulatory protein kinase UbiB, translating into MRQSFLRFVRTLHITRVLVRYRLDDVLYFLPLLKPYQAILRLSPMAWLGPRPQGTFAERLREALETLGPTFIKLGQMLSTRRDLLPEHITQELAKLQDAVPPFPSNVARQIIEAALGKPIEAVFSQFEDQPAAAASIAQVHFGQLLDGREVAIKVRRPGLQWIIDQDLAILALLADLAERYSQEGRRLRIRAVVTEYAKTIRGELDLLREAANASQLRRNFSAETDLLYVPEIYWDYCAPPVLVMERIYGIPIGQRDALHNAGIDFDQLSRRAAEIFFRQVFRDAYFHADMHPGNVFIDPKNGRFIAVDFGIMGSLDDASQHYLAENMIAFFRRDYRRVAEAHVEAGWVPPDTNVQDFETAIRAIAEPVFEKPLNEISVASLLLRLFQTTRTFQMQTQPQLLLLQKTLVNVEGIARDFNPALNIWEVATPLLTEWLSRQRGPQGWWSELKQYFPQWGLVLPEMPVLLHNILRQAQQGELPLVIRNNDIEGIRQELHSGLQMLTYGVGGTFIVVGLGIIAALEHRLDSPILNLPVWAWLIILPTALWAGTSWVRSVFFRRG; encoded by the coding sequence ATGCGACAATCCTTCCTCCGTTTTGTACGTACGCTGCACATCACCCGCGTTCTCGTGCGTTATCGCCTGGACGATGTGCTCTATTTCCTCCCTTTGTTAAAACCCTATCAGGCTATTCTACGCCTAAGTCCTATGGCTTGGCTGGGACCGCGTCCGCAGGGCACCTTCGCCGAACGCTTGCGTGAGGCCCTAGAAACCCTGGGACCCACCTTTATCAAACTCGGACAGATGCTTTCAACCCGCCGAGATTTGCTTCCCGAGCATATTACTCAGGAACTCGCGAAACTTCAGGATGCTGTACCCCCCTTCCCGTCAAACGTCGCTCGGCAGATTATCGAGGCGGCACTTGGTAAACCGATTGAAGCGGTCTTCTCTCAATTTGAAGATCAGCCTGCTGCTGCGGCGTCCATTGCCCAGGTACACTTTGGACAGTTACTGGACGGCCGTGAGGTGGCAATCAAAGTCCGACGCCCTGGCCTGCAGTGGATTATTGATCAGGACCTGGCGATACTCGCCCTGCTCGCGGATCTCGCGGAGCGCTATTCTCAGGAGGGTCGTCGCTTGAGAATACGCGCGGTTGTCACCGAATATGCCAAAACCATTCGCGGTGAATTGGATCTACTACGTGAGGCGGCCAACGCCAGCCAGTTGCGGCGTAATTTTTCTGCCGAGACAGACCTACTCTATGTACCTGAAATATACTGGGATTACTGCGCGCCACCAGTATTGGTAATGGAGCGCATCTATGGCATTCCTATCGGTCAGCGCGACGCATTGCATAACGCAGGCATTGATTTTGACCAACTCTCGCGACGCGCCGCAGAAATCTTTTTTCGCCAGGTCTTTCGCGACGCATATTTCCATGCGGACATGCATCCCGGCAACGTCTTTATTGATCCGAAGAATGGACGCTTTATCGCCGTTGATTTTGGTATAATGGGCAGCCTGGATGACGCGAGCCAGCATTACCTCGCTGAAAATATGATTGCATTTTTCCGGCGCGACTACCGGCGCGTAGCAGAAGCGCATGTGGAAGCCGGATGGGTACCACCAGACACTAACGTACAAGATTTCGAAACAGCCATTCGTGCCATTGCCGAACCAGTATTTGAAAAGCCCCTGAATGAAATATCCGTCGCCAGTCTCTTGCTTCGCCTCTTCCAGACGACGCGCACCTTTCAAATGCAAACTCAGCCACAACTCCTGCTACTCCAAAAAACACTGGTCAACGTCGAAGGCATTGCCCGCGATTTCAACCCGGCACTCAACATCTGGGAAGTCGCGACACCGCTGTTGACGGAATGGCTCAGTCGTCAGCGCGGGCCGCAGGGCTGGTGGTCCGAACTTAAACAATACTTCCCACAATGGGGATTGGTGCTGCCCGAAATGCCGGTACTCCTGCACAACATCCTGCGCCAGGCCCAACAGGGGGAGCTGCCGCTGGTGATTCGCAATAACGACATCGAGGGCATTCGGCAGGAACTGCACAGTGGTTTGCAAATGCTTACCTATGGCGTAGGCGGCACATTCATTGTGGTAGGCTTAGGCATTATCGCGGCGCTGGAGCATCGGCTGGATAGCCCGATACTCAATTTGCCGGTATGGGCTTGGCTGATCATCCTGCCCACGGCACTCTGGGCCGGGACCAGTTGGGTGCGCAGCGTATTTTTCAGGCGTGGTTAA
- a CDS encoding DUF2934 domain-containing protein — MADEQPKKRVTKPKEVSAAPKVRAARAPKPAEDTAPVKMPRSAGRRSKSLAVSAADRQRMIAERAYYLAEARSFAGCDYQADWYAAEAWIDAQLSTKGA, encoded by the coding sequence ATGGCGGATGAACAACCTAAAAAACGAGTCACAAAGCCCAAGGAAGTTTCAGCTGCGCCCAAGGTGCGCGCCGCTCGCGCCCCTAAACCAGCGGAAGACACTGCACCGGTGAAAATGCCGCGTAGTGCGGGGAGGCGCTCAAAGTCCCTTGCAGTTTCTGCCGCCGATCGTCAGCGCATGATTGCTGAACGTGCCTACTATCTCGCTGAGGCCCGCAGCTTTGCGGGATGCGATTACCAGGCAGATTGGTACGCAGCGGAGGCCTGGATCGACGCTCAGCTATCCACTAAAGGGGCCTGA
- the ribB gene encoding 3,4-dihydroxy-2-butanone-4-phosphate synthase: MSSADISPTEEIIADIAAGRMVILMDDEGRENEGDLIMAAEFVTPAAINFMVSQARGLVCLPLTRERCGQLRLPQMVGHNTASLGTAFTVSIEAAHGVTTGISAADRAVTIQAAIADDAGPEDIVMPGHIFPLAAEAGGVLVRAGHTEAAVDIARLAGCKPAGVICEILNADGEMARLPDLLPYAAEHGLKIGTIADLISYRLERERIIQREASGPWHTPYGNFQLHVYRDWVVNETHFALVLGDLEACDEPILVRVQVGKTLNDLFTGDASPNTIALRRIAAEGCGVLVYLHHQESVEELLRDVAALPEKPKGPGQASDAGRVLRTFGIGAQILSDLGVHRAVVLSDSQFQYRGIGGFGLEIVDQRPFQEVSEDES; this comes from the coding sequence ATGAGCAGTGCCGATATCAGTCCCACCGAGGAAATCATCGCCGACATCGCCGCCGGACGCATGGTGATCCTGATGGATGACGAGGGGCGTGAAAACGAAGGCGACCTCATTATGGCGGCGGAGTTTGTGACGCCTGCCGCCATCAACTTCATGGTCTCTCAGGCGCGTGGTCTTGTGTGTCTACCGCTCACCCGCGAACGTTGTGGGCAATTGCGTCTTCCACAGATGGTGGGCCACAACACGGCCAGCTTAGGCACCGCGTTCACGGTCTCGATTGAGGCCGCCCACGGTGTCACCACCGGTATCTCTGCCGCTGACCGCGCCGTGACGATTCAGGCGGCCATTGCCGATGACGCAGGGCCTGAGGACATTGTGATGCCCGGTCATATCTTTCCCTTGGCGGCAGAAGCCGGGGGTGTACTGGTTCGTGCCGGTCATACAGAAGCGGCAGTAGATATTGCTCGGCTGGCGGGCTGCAAACCCGCTGGCGTCATCTGCGAAATTCTCAACGCCGACGGTGAAATGGCGCGTTTGCCCGACCTGCTCCCCTATGCGGCAGAACACGGCCTCAAAATTGGCACCATTGCCGATCTGATTAGCTACCGCTTGGAACGGGAGCGTATCATACAGCGCGAGGCGAGCGGTCCGTGGCATACCCCATACGGCAACTTCCAGCTCCATGTTTATCGTGACTGGGTCGTCAATGAAACGCACTTCGCCCTGGTTCTCGGCGATCTGGAAGCGTGTGATGAACCCATATTGGTGCGGGTACAGGTTGGCAAAACACTGAATGATCTGTTCACCGGTGATGCCAGTCCAAACACCATAGCTCTGCGGCGCATCGCCGCGGAGGGCTGTGGCGTGCTGGTCTACCTCCACCATCAGGAGAGTGTCGAAGAACTTCTGCGAGATGTTGCCGCGCTGCCTGAAAAGCCCAAGGGACCTGGCCAGGCGAGTGACGCCGGACGTGTCCTGCGCACCTTTGGTATCGGCGCCCAGATTCTCTCTGATCTGGGAGTACATCGGGCAGTGGTCCTGAGCGACAGCCAGTTTCAATACCGTGGTATCGGCGGCTTCGGGTTGGAGATCGTCGATCAGCGCCCCTTTCAGGAAGTTTCCGAGGATGAGTCATGA
- the tuf gene encoding elongation factor Tu yields MSKGKFERTKPHVNVGTIGHVDHGKTTLTAALTKVLSAKFGGEIRAYDQIDNAPEERARGITIATSHVEYETANRHYAHVDCPGHADYVKNMITGAAQMDGAILVCSAADGPMPQTREHILLARQVGVPFIVVFLNKADMVDDAELLELVEMEVRELLSKYEFPGDDIPVIIGSALKALEGDQSDIGEPAIFRLADAMDSYIPMPERPIDKPFLMPIEDVFSISGRGTVVTGRIERGIVKIGDEIEIIGIHNTAKSIVTGVEMFRKILDQGQSGDNVGVLLRGTKKDDVERGQVLAKPGSIKPHTRFEAEVYVLSKEEGGRHTPFFNGYRPQFYFRTTDVTGAVELPEGVEMVMPGDNILFKVALIAPIAMEEGLRFAVREGGRTVGAGVVSKVVE; encoded by the coding sequence ATGTCCAAAGGGAAATTTGAGCGGACGAAGCCGCATGTGAACGTGGGAACGATTGGTCACGTGGACCATGGCAAGACCACATTAACGGCGGCGCTGACGAAGGTGTTGTCGGCGAAGTTTGGTGGTGAGATTCGCGCCTATGATCAGATTGACAATGCGCCGGAAGAGCGGGCACGCGGGATCACGATTGCGACCTCGCATGTAGAATATGAAACCGCAAATCGCCACTATGCGCACGTTGACTGTCCAGGACACGCCGACTACGTGAAGAACATGATCACCGGCGCCGCGCAGATGGACGGTGCTATTCTGGTGTGCTCGGCAGCGGACGGGCCCATGCCGCAGACCCGCGAACACATCCTGCTTGCTCGCCAGGTGGGTGTACCCTTTATTGTTGTGTTCCTGAACAAGGCGGACATGGTGGATGACGCCGAACTGCTGGAGCTGGTGGAAATGGAAGTGCGGGAATTGCTTTCCAAGTACGAGTTCCCCGGCGACGACATTCCGGTGATCATTGGTTCCGCGCTGAAGGCGCTGGAAGGGGACCAGAGCGACATCGGCGAGCCTGCTATCTTTAGGTTGGCGGATGCCATGGACAGTTACATCCCCATGCCGGAGCGTCCCATCGATAAACCGTTCCTGATGCCGATCGAAGACGTGTTCTCGATTTCCGGCCGCGGCACGGTGGTGACGGGTCGTATTGAGCGTGGAATTGTCAAGATTGGCGATGAAATTGAGATTATTGGCATTCACAACACGGCCAAGAGCATTGTCACTGGCGTCGAAATGTTCCGCAAGATTCTGGATCAGGGCCAGTCTGGAGACAACGTCGGCGTGCTGCTGCGTGGCACCAAGAAAGATGATGTAGAGCGCGGTCAGGTGCTGGCCAAGCCCGGCAGCATCAAGCCGCACACGCGTTTTGAGGCCGAAGTATATGTGTTGTCCAAGGAAGAAGGTGGTCGTCATACACCATTTTTCAATGGTTATCGTCCGCAGTTTTACTTCCGTACCACCGACGTAACGGGTGCGGTGGAGTTGCCGGAAGGAGTAGAAATGGTGATGCCGGGTGACAACATTCTGTTTAAGGTGGCGTTGATTGCACCGATCGCGATGGAAGAAGGTCTGCGTTTCGCAGTCCGCGAAGGCGGCCGTACCGTTGGCGCTGGCGTGGTCTCAAAGGTGGTCGAGTAA
- the ribE gene encoding 6,7-dimethyl-8-ribityllumazine synthase, which yields MIRHIEGSLQAGEHRFALLVGRFNSFITQQLEQGAIDALRRHGAKEEQLHVVYVPGAYEMPLVAQKLARGGNYDAVLCLGAVIRGGTPHFDYVAAEVSKGVAQVSMDTGVPVIFGVLTTDSIEQAIERAGTKAGNKGFDAAMTALEMVQLLRQI from the coding sequence ATGATTCGTCATATCGAGGGCAGTTTGCAGGCTGGTGAGCATCGGTTTGCTCTGTTGGTCGGCCGCTTCAACAGCTTTATTACCCAACAGCTCGAGCAGGGTGCCATCGACGCGTTGCGTCGTCACGGTGCAAAAGAAGAACAGCTTCACGTCGTTTATGTGCCGGGTGCCTATGAGATGCCGCTGGTCGCGCAGAAACTCGCGCGCGGTGGCAATTATGATGCAGTGCTTTGTTTGGGCGCGGTGATTCGCGGGGGCACTCCACATTTTGATTATGTCGCGGCCGAAGTGTCCAAAGGCGTGGCCCAAGTATCCATGGACACGGGGGTCCCGGTGATTTTTGGGGTGCTGACCACGGATAGCATTGAGCAGGCCATTGAGCGCGCCGGAACTAAAGCGGGCAATAAAGGCTTTGATGCTGCCATGACTGCGCTGGAAATGGTGCAGTTATTGCGTCAGATATGA
- a CDS encoding lipopolysaccharide assembly LapA domain-containing protein: MWMVVSFLIAALAVIFAVQNGAPATIHFFSWTFAQSQGVVLLSGFVAGFIASMLIYLPTHIRNKLKIRRHERRVIDLEGQLNAERGKREYIEKEHAAAMRVQKGNGTAADNTEKSTD; the protein is encoded by the coding sequence ATGTGGATGGTTGTTTCTTTTTTGATAGCGGCACTGGCTGTCATTTTTGCAGTTCAGAACGGGGCACCCGCCACTATTCATTTCTTCTCGTGGACGTTTGCACAATCCCAGGGTGTAGTCCTGCTCAGTGGTTTCGTCGCCGGCTTTATTGCGAGCATGCTGATTTATCTACCCACGCATATTCGTAACAAACTAAAGATCCGTCGCCATGAACGACGTGTGATCGACCTTGAAGGGCAACTCAACGCCGAACGCGGCAAGCGGGAGTACATCGAAAAGGAACATGCCGCCGCTATGCGTGTCCAGAAAGGTAACGGCACAGCGGCCGACAATACAGAAAAAAGCACCGATTAA
- the secE gene encoding preprotein translocase subunit SecE, whose amino-acid sequence MSEKVKLYFAAGLAALGVFAYFLIPIHLGTYYPGAALILALLVAAGLSASSNSGKALLVFFREAYVELLKVVWPTRPEVLRSTAVIMGLIAIIALFLWLVDMALLGVVRLLLGGVA is encoded by the coding sequence ATGTCGGAAAAAGTGAAGCTCTATTTTGCGGCAGGATTGGCTGCCCTCGGGGTGTTCGCCTATTTCCTCATCCCCATCCACCTCGGTACGTATTACCCTGGTGCTGCGTTGATTCTGGCTTTGTTGGTTGCCGCAGGGCTTTCCGCTTCCAGTAACAGCGGCAAGGCACTTCTGGTTTTTTTTCGGGAGGCTTACGTGGAGTTGCTGAAAGTGGTCTGGCCGACGCGTCCCGAGGTCTTGCGTAGTACGGCCGTCATTATGGGTCTGATCGCGATTATCGCGCTTTTCCTGTGGCTGGTGGATATGGCACTCCTTGGGGTGGTGCGGCTACTACTCGGAGGAGTCGCCTAA
- the nusB gene encoding transcription antitermination factor NusB, producing the protein MKISRRRLARQAAVQALYQWQMNPGLCTEIELQFISDPERLQGADVAFFKSLWQGVCAAIPELDPAIAQEVQDRRWSDEVSEVERAILRLAAYELRDYPQTPYRVIINEAIELGKDFGGEQGHRFVNAVLDKLAQKWRAPETLQAGR; encoded by the coding sequence ATGAAAATCAGTCGCCGTCGTCTGGCGCGTCAAGCTGCCGTTCAGGCCCTCTATCAGTGGCAGATGAATCCTGGCCTCTGCACCGAGATCGAGTTGCAATTTATCTCTGACCCCGAGCGCCTGCAGGGCGCCGATGTTGCTTTTTTCAAAAGTCTTTGGCAAGGGGTTTGTGCCGCAATCCCGGAGCTGGACCCTGCCATTGCCCAGGAGGTTCAGGATCGCCGCTGGAGCGATGAAGTCAGCGAAGTCGAACGGGCGATTCTGCGTTTGGCGGCCTACGAATTGCGGGACTATCCGCAAACGCCCTACCGGGTGATCATCAATGAAGCCATAGAGCTGGGTAAAGACTTCGGTGGTGAGCAGGGCCATCGCTTTGTGAACGCCGTCCTGGATAAGCTGGCGCAGAAATGGCGCGCTCCGGAGACTTTGCAGGCTGGTCGCTGA